Proteins encoded in a region of the Paenibacillus pedocola genome:
- a CDS encoding 3-ketoacyl-ACP reductase translates to MDLRGKSIVITGAGKGIGKALAMALAKEGANLGLISRTSADLEALKSALTEVYDVKVSIAVADISVREEAERAVVSLQHELGAFDALINNAGIAKFGTFLEMDPADWEKHMEVNLFGTYYVTRAALPAMIERSSGNIINISSTAGERGFATGSAYCASKFALMGMTEALAQEVRKHNIRVVALTPSTVNTGLAENAGLKIGDEDRMMQPEDVAELTLAALKLPDRVFLKTAGIWTTNPQ, encoded by the coding sequence ATGGATTTAAGAGGAAAAAGCATTGTGATCACAGGTGCCGGTAAAGGAATCGGCAAAGCATTAGCGATGGCATTAGCCAAAGAGGGCGCAAACCTGGGCCTGATCTCCAGAACATCTGCGGATCTGGAGGCACTGAAATCAGCCTTGACCGAAGTCTATGATGTCAAGGTAAGCATTGCTGTAGCCGATATTTCTGTACGTGAAGAGGCGGAGCGGGCCGTTGTCTCGCTGCAGCATGAGCTGGGTGCCTTCGATGCGCTGATTAATAATGCCGGGATCGCCAAATTCGGCACCTTCCTGGAAATGGATCCGGCTGACTGGGAGAAGCACATGGAGGTCAATCTGTTCGGTACCTATTATGTAACCCGTGCAGCTCTGCCAGCCATGATTGAGCGCAGCAGCGGTAACATCATCAACATTTCCTCCACAGCCGGTGAACGCGGCTTTGCTACCGGTTCGGCCTACTGTGCCTCCAAGTTTGCCCTTATGGGCATGACTGAAGCACTCGCCCAGGAGGTGCGCAAGCACAATATCCGGGTCGTGGCGCTGACGCCAAGCACAGTTAATACAGGTCTGGCCGAAAATGCCGGCCTCAAGATCGGCGATGAAGACCGGATGATGCAGCCGGAGGATGTAGCCGAACTGACCTTAGCTGCACTGAAGCTGCCGGATCGCGTATTCCTGAAAACCGCAGGCATCTGGACGACTAATCCGCAATAA
- a CDS encoding FAD-dependent oxidoreductase: MNTSNMNSQGLPQFPESLWRGTTELPSFPRLAEDHVTDVAIVGAGITGITAAYLLSKAGYKVTLLEAGEILTGTTGFTTAKITAQHGMIYDDLLSHFGEEQARAYFQSHSESLEWILATAGELDISCRIHHESAYLYADQGDEKTLKQLEKEFKAYEKLGLPGEWLDHVPLPLMAGGAIKLAGQARFHPLEYLKGMLQAVLDKGGIVYEHTTIGEKVDKGDRLTLYTEGSEHQIRCRHAISASHFPFYDGGGLYFTRLHADRSYALAIEPETDFEGGMYLSAGNPTRSLRAVEWGDKRLVIVGGENHKTGQGICTFGHYERLELFAGELLGIKQIPFRWSAQDLVTLDRVPYIGRAAEDEEIYIATGYGKWGMTSGTLAARMIADQIQGKTNPYSSLYDPSRFKANPGIKNFIVQNANVAKELVAGKVEIIRKKTSDLEPDEGAVVFHDGKRVGAYRDPEGQLHLVDRTCTHMGCECEWNNAERSWDCPCHGSRFSYEGKVLEGPATLPLTKLTPEK; encoded by the coding sequence ATGAATACATCGAACATGAACTCACAAGGTCTTCCCCAATTTCCGGAATCGTTATGGAGAGGTACGACTGAGCTGCCTTCCTTTCCGAGGCTTGCGGAAGACCATGTTACAGATGTAGCAATCGTAGGTGCAGGAATAACGGGGATTACGGCGGCCTATCTCCTTAGTAAGGCTGGCTATAAGGTCACCCTGCTGGAAGCAGGGGAGATTCTTACCGGAACTACCGGATTTACCACAGCCAAGATCACTGCCCAGCACGGAATGATCTATGATGATCTGCTGAGTCATTTCGGTGAGGAGCAGGCGCGGGCTTACTTCCAATCTCATAGTGAATCGCTGGAGTGGATCCTTGCCACAGCCGGAGAGCTGGATATTTCCTGCAGAATTCATCATGAGTCCGCCTATCTTTATGCCGATCAGGGAGACGAAAAAACGCTGAAGCAGCTGGAAAAGGAGTTCAAGGCTTACGAGAAGCTGGGTCTGCCGGGAGAATGGCTGGACCATGTCCCGCTGCCGCTGATGGCCGGAGGAGCCATTAAGCTGGCAGGGCAAGCACGTTTCCATCCTCTGGAATACCTTAAGGGGATGCTGCAGGCTGTCCTCGACAAAGGCGGCATTGTCTACGAGCACACCACGATCGGCGAGAAGGTGGACAAAGGCGACCGCCTGACGCTGTACACCGAAGGCAGCGAGCATCAAATCCGCTGCCGTCATGCCATCTCCGCCTCCCATTTCCCGTTCTATGACGGAGGCGGGCTATACTTCACACGCCTGCATGCTGACCGTTCCTACGCTCTGGCAATCGAGCCGGAAACGGACTTTGAGGGCGGCATGTACCTCAGCGCCGGAAATCCTACACGTTCTCTGCGTGCCGTGGAATGGGGCGACAAGAGACTTGTGATTGTCGGAGGAGAGAACCACAAAACCGGGCAGGGGATCTGCACCTTTGGCCACTATGAGAGGCTGGAGCTGTTCGCCGGAGAATTGCTGGGGATTAAGCAAATTCCCTTCCGCTGGTCAGCACAGGACCTCGTTACACTGGATAGAGTCCCTTACATCGGACGGGCAGCAGAAGATGAAGAAATCTATATCGCCACCGGCTACGGTAAATGGGGGATGACCAGCGGAACGCTGGCTGCACGTATGATCGCAGATCAGATTCAGGGGAAGACGAATCCATACAGCAGCCTGTACGATCCTTCCCGCTTCAAGGCCAACCCCGGCATCAAAAACTTCATTGTTCAGAACGCCAATGTCGCCAAAGAGCTGGTGGCCGGCAAAGTGGAGATTATCCGCAAAAAGACAAGCGATCTTGAGCCGGATGAGGGCGCGGTTGTCTTTCATGACGGCAAACGCGTCGGGGCTTACCGTGACCCTGAAGGGCAGCTGCATCTGGTCGACCGGACCTGCACCCATATGGGCTGTGAATGCGAGTGGAATAACGCCGAACGTTCCTGGGATTGCCCTTGTCACGGCTCCCGCTTCTCCTATGAGGGTAAGGTGCTGGAGGGCCCGGCTACATTGCCGCTTACGAAGCTTACGCCGGAAAAGTGA
- a CDS encoding MMPL family transporter, which translates to MSGYGKWVAGRTTKWITLLIWIVLVGILTVLWPSVNSQVLNNAQNLPETAQSVRAAAVAEQEFPSGSGVPALLVWHREGGLSEEDLVHIIAVYGKLEQKPLPHQNYVPPLGQLPPQALQASLSEDRSTLVTPVLFDKTADSDQLGEAITEMKSIISTETGSDPAAAKVDSSELSMRVSGPVGISIDATGLFKDADVSLLIATVVLVLVFLLLIYRSPILALIPLVAVGFAYGVTSPLLGLMAREGWIAVDSQAVSIMTVLLFGAGTDYCLFLISRFRQMLKVEENKGRALLSAITHSSGAIAMSGFTVVLALFALLLAKYGAYHRFAVPFSVSILIMGIASLTLVPALLAIFGRMSFFPFVPRTPQMEAERARAKGKPAPKPKTRKKGIGGLVVSRPWTIVAVTIIGLGILASFSSGIKFTYDILSSFPEDMESREGFDLIGSQFSPGELAPAKLIIDTQGKVSGEDFKAVLGGISYISTVSDPQQGAVNKDIVGFDIEFKSNPYSLEAMSHIPALQETAEQALVESGLDHAEDSVWISGQTATQYDTKELGERDTDLIIPVVIGMITLLLLIYLRSVTATVYLVATVILSFFSALGLGWIIIHYVLGADAIQGSIPLYSFVFLVALGEDYNIFMISNIWKKRKRMPLKQAIAEGVNETGSVITSAGLILAGTFAVLASLPIQVLVQFGIITAIGVLLDTFIVRPFLVPAITVLFGRLAFWPGKHQELEKPLPASADEHY; encoded by the coding sequence ATGTCGGGCTACGGGAAATGGGTGGCAGGCCGTACTACAAAATGGATCACTCTGCTGATATGGATTGTGCTGGTGGGGATACTTACAGTTCTGTGGCCTTCCGTAAATTCGCAGGTACTGAACAATGCGCAAAATCTTCCCGAAACCGCCCAGTCCGTACGGGCAGCTGCTGTTGCGGAACAGGAGTTTCCAAGCGGCAGCGGTGTGCCGGCACTGCTGGTGTGGCACCGGGAAGGCGGTTTATCGGAGGAGGATTTAGTACATATTATTGCGGTATACGGCAAGCTGGAGCAGAAACCGCTACCGCATCAGAATTATGTACCGCCGCTCGGACAGCTGCCGCCGCAGGCGCTGCAGGCCTCACTGTCGGAGGACCGCAGTACACTGGTCACACCGGTGCTCTTTGATAAGACCGCAGACAGTGATCAGCTGGGTGAAGCGATAACGGAAATGAAGTCAATCATTAGTACGGAGACGGGCAGTGATCCTGCTGCGGCTAAGGTGGACAGCAGTGAACTGAGCATGCGGGTATCCGGCCCTGTTGGAATTTCTATTGATGCAACCGGCCTGTTCAAGGATGCGGATGTCTCCTTGCTGATCGCGACGGTCGTTCTGGTGCTCGTATTCCTGCTGCTGATCTACCGTTCGCCGATTCTGGCGCTGATTCCGCTGGTAGCGGTAGGATTTGCCTATGGCGTGACGAGTCCGCTGCTTGGACTTATGGCCCGGGAGGGCTGGATTGCTGTCGATTCCCAGGCTGTATCGATTATGACCGTGCTGCTGTTCGGCGCGGGAACCGACTATTGCCTCTTCCTGATCTCGCGGTTCCGTCAGATGCTTAAAGTGGAAGAGAACAAAGGGCGCGCACTGCTTAGTGCGATCACCCATTCTTCCGGAGCGATTGCGATGAGCGGCTTCACGGTCGTGCTTGCGCTGTTTGCATTGCTGCTGGCGAAGTATGGAGCCTATCACCGCTTTGCGGTTCCGTTCAGCGTATCCATTCTTATTATGGGTATCGCCAGCCTGACACTGGTGCCGGCTCTGCTGGCGATCTTCGGGCGGATGTCGTTCTTCCCGTTTGTGCCGCGCACACCGCAGATGGAAGCAGAGCGCGCAAGAGCCAAAGGCAAACCGGCTCCAAAGCCCAAAACCCGCAAAAAGGGGATCGGCGGCCTGGTGGTCTCCCGTCCCTGGACGATTGTGGCGGTAACGATTATCGGTCTTGGCATTCTGGCCTCCTTCTCCAGCGGGATTAAATTCACATATGATATCTTGTCTTCTTTTCCGGAGGATATGGAGTCGCGGGAAGGCTTTGATCTGATCGGCTCGCAATTCTCCCCCGGGGAGCTGGCTCCCGCTAAGCTGATCATTGATACGCAAGGAAAAGTAAGCGGAGAAGACTTTAAGGCCGTTTTGGGAGGGATCTCCTATATAAGTACGGTATCCGACCCGCAACAGGGTGCGGTCAATAAGGATATTGTAGGCTTTGATATTGAATTCAAGAGCAATCCGTATTCACTTGAGGCGATGAGCCATATTCCAGCGCTGCAGGAAACGGCTGAGCAGGCGCTGGTTGAATCAGGCCTGGATCATGCGGAAGACAGTGTATGGATCAGCGGGCAGACGGCAACCCAGTATGATACCAAAGAGCTGGGTGAACGCGATACCGACCTGATCATACCGGTGGTTATCGGAATGATTACCCTGCTGCTGCTGATCTATCTGCGGTCGGTGACGGCAACCGTCTACTTGGTGGCAACCGTCATTCTGTCCTTCTTCTCGGCCCTTGGGCTCGGCTGGATTATCATTCACTATGTACTGGGCGCTGATGCGATTCAGGGATCGATTCCGCTGTATTCCTTCGTTTTCCTGGTTGCACTCGGTGAGGATTATAATATCTTCATGATCTCCAATATCTGGAAGAAGCGCAAACGGATGCCGCTGAAGCAGGCGATTGCTGAAGGGGTTAATGAAACCGGATCGGTCATTACCTCCGCCGGGCTTATTCTGGCAGGAACCTTCGCTGTCCTTGCCAGCCTGCCGATTCAAGTACTGGTGCAGTTTGGCATCATTACCGCAATCGGGGTGCTGCTAGATACCTTCATCGTCCGGCCGTTTCTGGTGCCGGCGATCACCGTGCTCTTTGGCCGCCTGGCATTCTGGCCCGGCAAGCATCAGGAGCTGGAGAAACCGCTGCCTGCCAGCGCCGATGAACATTATTAA
- a CDS encoding Fur family transcriptional regulator — protein MRNLNLTSQRQAVYDIVRNSHDHPTAAEVMNRLVEQGHNLAYGTVYNSLRYLTDKQMIRELKLGEAASRYDARLDDHQHILCDVCGAVDEVMTHVPEEWMNTVAEETGYTISHAHVVFGGVCPACKNKRVN, from the coding sequence ATGAGAAACCTGAATTTGACCTCACAGCGGCAAGCCGTTTATGATATCGTCCGTAATTCGCATGACCATCCGACTGCCGCAGAAGTGATGAACCGGCTGGTAGAGCAGGGACATAACCTGGCCTACGGCACGGTGTATAACTCGCTGCGTTATCTTACAGATAAACAGATGATCCGTGAGCTGAAGCTGGGTGAGGCCGCCAGCAGATACGATGCCCGCCTGGACGATCACCAGCATATCCTTTGCGATGTCTGCGGTGCTGTGGATGAAGTAATGACCCATGTGCCGGAGGAATGGATGAATACAGTGGCTGAGGAAACCGGATATACCATTTCCCATGCCCATGTAGTATTTGGAGGCGTATGCCCGGCCTGCAAGAACAAGAGGGTGAACTAA
- a CDS encoding Ger(x)C family spore germination protein encodes MRRLLLVIGLLLLCLTTGCEYKDIDRRIFVVAIGIDPGEQKEHFKVSLKLAIPQGDVTKIDEKMQILTEESSSISEALRRMKSKVEKELDYVHCKSLIIGEKLAAEDIRHVLDWAVRRRDIQLILNIAVGRPEALKVIEVKPPSERIPSNSLIMAMSGQGTESPFIASVYSYQLMRNVYENGKDPILPVIEAQGKEQFLINKIALLDKQKIRLVLSPNETRLFNLLTRSNLRTNFPAKVDNGRYQYYSESSSSSYRIITSKEGGPAIRYKIKIKGILEESSTQEIVTHSLLRQISDAGAEALNQDVGALLYKVRDSGLDPFGWGIHYGARHWDNSTEFRDWERLYPRLKFQVEAAVEVKYSGMIR; translated from the coding sequence GTGAGGAGATTGCTGCTTGTGATCGGGCTCCTGCTATTGTGTCTGACAACAGGCTGTGAATATAAGGATATTGACCGGCGGATATTTGTGGTAGCGATTGGCATTGATCCCGGAGAGCAAAAGGAACATTTCAAGGTCAGCCTGAAGCTTGCGATTCCCCAGGGGGACGTGACCAAGATTGACGAAAAGATGCAGATTCTGACCGAGGAATCCTCTAGTATTTCCGAAGCGCTGCGCAGAATGAAATCCAAGGTCGAGAAGGAACTGGACTACGTGCACTGTAAATCACTGATCATAGGGGAAAAACTTGCGGCGGAGGATATTAGGCATGTCCTTGACTGGGCCGTGCGCCGCAGGGATATCCAGCTTATTCTTAATATAGCCGTTGGGCGCCCCGAAGCGCTTAAGGTCATCGAGGTAAAACCCCCGTCAGAGCGGATTCCCTCCAACTCGCTGATTATGGCCATGAGCGGACAAGGGACAGAATCACCTTTCATTGCCAGTGTATATTCGTATCAGCTGATGAGGAATGTCTATGAGAACGGGAAGGACCCCATTCTGCCGGTTATTGAAGCGCAGGGCAAAGAACAGTTTCTCATTAATAAAATCGCCCTGCTGGATAAACAAAAAATCCGGCTGGTGCTGAGCCCAAATGAAACCAGGCTGTTTAATCTGCTTACCCGCTCTAACCTGCGGACGAATTTTCCGGCTAAGGTGGATAACGGGAGATACCAGTACTATTCAGAGAGCAGCTCATCCAGCTACCGGATTATCACCTCTAAGGAAGGCGGACCTGCTATCCGCTACAAAATCAAAATCAAGGGCATTCTCGAGGAGAGCAGTACGCAGGAGATCGTCACCCACAGCCTGCTGCGGCAAATATCTGACGCCGGGGCGGAAGCCCTGAATCAGGATGTTGGAGCCTTGCTGTATAAAGTGCGGGATAGCGGACTCGACCCTTTCGGCTGGGGAATCCACTATGGAGCCCGTCACTGGGATAACAGCACAGAATTCAGGGATTGGGAGAGGTTGTATCCCCGGCTGAAGTTTCAGGTGGAAGCTGCAGTGGAGGTGAAATATTCCGGAATGATCAGGTAG
- a CDS encoding spore germination protein, whose product MPVQQIVEKISVEWIKGQLDHFADLEERMLTAPSGKAGLLYIKSITDPQIINRSIIAPFYEIDNPAVYSEYLNSYPGSEEGKTGKQVLELMLSGYACVHVEGELCFFDALKAETRSVSENMTESVTQGPSDALTENLAVNLNLIRRRYQSAELKMESMVIGNISRTKVAILYDDSRVNHQVLDELRERLGTLRIDILQASGELEKYIRSDKMRIFPKTIVTERPDRVVFNLAEGKIAVLLDTTGFAILLPVIFNDFFVAMDDKIQLPFVGRFLKLLRVAGVAMTLWLPALYVAFASYNPEIVRVQIALLIAGSRATVPYPSFVEVLIMLVMMEFLTEASLRLPRAIGPTATTVGGLILGQAATAAGLVGNFMIILVSAVAISNFMIPLNMMSFSIRVLKYFFIIAAAILGLVGVVVCLVGFTMYLCSQRSFGQPYFRMFFLDSLGTSGKQKGGGH is encoded by the coding sequence ATGCCTGTGCAGCAGATCGTGGAGAAAATATCCGTGGAATGGATCAAAGGACAGCTCGACCATTTTGCGGACCTGGAGGAAAGAATGCTGACGGCGCCTTCGGGGAAGGCAGGCTTACTGTATATCAAAAGCATTACCGACCCGCAGATCATTAACCGGAGTATTATTGCACCCTTTTACGAGATAGATAATCCGGCGGTTTATTCAGAGTATCTGAACTCCTATCCCGGCAGCGAAGAGGGAAAGACAGGAAAGCAGGTGCTGGAGCTGATGCTGAGCGGTTATGCCTGTGTCCACGTCGAGGGGGAATTATGCTTCTTCGATGCCCTGAAGGCGGAGACTAGAAGTGTCAGTGAGAACATGACGGAAAGTGTGACACAGGGTCCATCGGATGCGCTGACCGAAAACCTGGCAGTGAACCTGAACCTGATCCGCCGGCGCTATCAATCCGCAGAACTCAAAATGGAATCGATGGTGATCGGAAATATTTCAAGAACTAAGGTGGCCATCCTGTACGATGACAGCCGGGTGAACCATCAGGTGCTGGACGAGCTGCGGGAAAGGCTCGGGACACTGAGAATAGATATTTTACAGGCTTCAGGAGAACTTGAGAAATATATCAGAAGTGACAAGATGCGTATCTTTCCGAAAACCATAGTGACTGAAAGGCCGGACCGGGTCGTGTTTAATCTGGCCGAGGGAAAAATTGCGGTGTTGCTGGATACTACAGGCTTCGCGATCCTGCTGCCGGTAATCTTCAATGATTTTTTTGTGGCGATGGATGACAAGATCCAGCTTCCTTTTGTAGGCCGGTTCCTGAAGCTGCTGCGGGTGGCCGGCGTAGCCATGACGCTGTGGCTGCCGGCGCTGTACGTAGCCTTTGCCTCCTATAATCCGGAAATTGTTCGTGTGCAGATTGCATTGCTGATTGCCGGGAGCCGGGCAACCGTCCCATATCCTTCCTTTGTGGAAGTGCTGATTATGCTGGTCATGATGGAGTTTCTGACAGAGGCGAGCCTGCGGCTGCCCCGTGCGATCGGACCGACGGCAACGACAGTCGGCGGTCTGATTCTTGGGCAGGCTGCAACGGCGGCCGGACTGGTTGGTAATTTTATGATCATTCTGGTGTCGGCGGTGGCGATCTCCAATTTCATGATTCCTCTGAATATGATGAGCTTCTCGATCCGTGTGCTGAAATATTTCTTTATTATAGCGGCAGCTATTCTCGGCCTAGTTGGTGTGGTGGTCTGCCTGGTCGGATTTACGATGTATCTGTGCAGCCAGCGCAGCTTCGGCCAGCCGTATTTCAGAATGTTCTTCCTGGATAGCCTCGGAACCTCCGGCAAGCAGAAGGGTGGCGGGCACTGA
- a CDS encoding antibiotic biosynthesis monooxygenase, protein MLVITNTIKVKEGHGATLAQRFGGANGVQAMPGFVRLEVWHSAAKEGVEELKVCTVWENEEAFKGWTASPSFRESHRGAGGNEVILGASLDKYELVISRQPEQ, encoded by the coding sequence ATGCTGGTCATCACCAATACAATAAAGGTCAAGGAAGGCCACGGGGCAACCCTGGCCCAGCGTTTTGGAGGGGCAAACGGCGTACAGGCCATGCCCGGCTTTGTCCGGCTGGAAGTATGGCACAGTGCCGCCAAAGAAGGCGTGGAAGAGCTGAAAGTCTGCACCGTATGGGAGAACGAGGAAGCGTTCAAGGGCTGGACAGCCAGCCCCTCCTTCCGCGAATCACACCGCGGGGCTGGCGGAAATGAAGTCATCCTGGGCGCTTCGCTCGACAAATACGAGCTTGTGATCAGCCGCCAGCCGGAGCAATAA
- a CDS encoding methyl-accepting chemotaxis protein, producing the protein MNKKFHINIRMKLILTYLLVLLVPSIIIGWQTYQSASSRVEGQLMNNAAESVAAANEIINANIQSKINDINYFAAQLTADAVNAEAGGAPADITARLKEYAALHPDVLDIYVGTSRAGTIHASEAKLPDGYDPRKQNSYVSALKHGQGIVISPAFETVNKVTAIAISAVLEGGNGVVALDLDLSALADLTNIKVGEQGYIFIVDSSKKYLVHPTETLGKESTEEFVKKMFESESGSFNYVYKDLSKKMTYKLNDLTGWRIGGTISKSEVSSATADIRNTAILVIGISVLLALVLIYLNVESILRPLNRLRKATAVIAKGDLSEDIGIFRRDELGMLADNFRSMVASLREMIIGVQEMTDDVSSSAEELAAGAEQTTRAIEHVTLAIQEVAAGTERQADSVEKGMESTAATASEVQNISGFMEQVSAMMDKTSQSASEGNDSVISVVDKINGIQETVEELSGVIDKLNERTEQIHGIVGVITGISRQTNLLALNASIEAARAGEQGRGFAVVASEVRKLAEESEKSARQISEQIFSINEEMKQATVTMESAKSKVSDGILAVDTTGRSFSRIRRAVKGAAEKIEAMDGAVRSLTAEAVSMERAIGEIGGISREAAGNTETISAAAQEQLAAVEEISSSTMNLSHLAEELQKLVGRFKLYPEQAGSTAVQAKSGDTGSAS; encoded by the coding sequence ATGAATAAAAAATTCCACATAAACATCCGTATGAAGCTTATTCTTACATACCTGCTTGTCCTGCTGGTTCCCAGCATTATCATCGGCTGGCAGACCTATCAATCCGCAAGCAGCAGGGTAGAAGGACAGCTGATGAATAATGCTGCGGAGAGCGTAGCGGCGGCCAATGAGATTATCAATGCCAACATCCAGTCTAAAATAAACGATATCAATTATTTCGCTGCACAGCTTACTGCTGATGCAGTCAATGCAGAAGCGGGAGGAGCCCCGGCTGATATTACTGCCCGGTTGAAGGAATACGCTGCGCTGCACCCGGATGTACTTGATATTTATGTTGGAACGAGCCGGGCCGGTACGATACATGCTTCTGAGGCCAAGCTGCCGGACGGGTATGACCCGCGCAAGCAGAATTCCTATGTCAGTGCCCTTAAGCACGGCCAGGGTATCGTAATCTCGCCGGCCTTTGAGACAGTAAATAAGGTGACGGCGATCGCTATCTCGGCTGTGCTTGAAGGGGGAAATGGCGTGGTGGCGCTCGACCTTGATCTGTCGGCACTGGCTGATCTGACCAATATTAAAGTAGGCGAGCAGGGGTATATCTTCATTGTCGACAGCAGCAAAAAGTACCTTGTACATCCTACAGAGACGCTGGGGAAGGAATCCACAGAGGAATTTGTGAAGAAGATGTTCGAATCCGAATCCGGCTCCTTTAATTATGTCTATAAGGATTTATCTAAGAAAATGACGTATAAGCTGAATGATCTAACCGGCTGGAGAATCGGGGGCACCATCAGTAAAAGTGAGGTATCCAGCGCGACAGCCGACATCCGCAATACCGCTATTCTTGTAATCGGGATCTCGGTCTTGCTGGCACTGGTACTAATCTACCTCAATGTGGAGTCCATTCTGCGGCCGCTTAACAGGCTCCGCAAAGCTACCGCGGTCATTGCGAAGGGGGATCTTTCAGAGGATATTGGCATATTCCGCCGGGATGAGCTCGGCATGCTCGCCGACAATTTCCGGTCCATGGTCGCCAGCCTCCGTGAAATGATTATCGGTGTGCAGGAGATGACCGACGATGTGTCCTCTTCTGCTGAGGAACTTGCAGCCGGTGCTGAGCAGACAACCAGAGCCATCGAGCATGTCACTCTGGCGATTCAGGAAGTAGCGGCGGGCACAGAACGCCAGGCGGACAGTGTGGAAAAAGGAATGGAGAGCACAGCAGCCACAGCTAGTGAGGTTCAGAATATTTCCGGCTTCATGGAGCAGGTCTCGGCAATGATGGACAAGACGTCGCAGTCTGCTTCCGAGGGCAACGATTCGGTAATCAGTGTGGTGGATAAAATCAATGGCATTCAAGAGACCGTGGAGGAACTGAGCGGGGTAATCGACAAACTGAATGAGCGCACCGAGCAAATTCACGGCATTGTCGGCGTAATCACGGGAATCTCGCGTCAGACCAATCTGCTGGCACTGAATGCCTCCATCGAAGCCGCCCGTGCGGGTGAGCAGGGGCGCGGTTTCGCAGTGGTCGCTTCTGAAGTACGCAAGCTGGCGGAAGAATCGGAGAAATCGGCCCGGCAGATCTCTGAGCAGATCTTCTCCATTAACGAAGAGATGAAGCAGGCAACAGTGACGATGGAAAGCGCGAAGAGCAAGGTGTCGGACGGCATCCTGGCCGTGGATACCACCGGCCGTTCGTTCTCGCGGATCCGCAGGGCAGTTAAAGGGGCAGCGGAAAAAATCGAAGCGATGGACGGGGCCGTGCGCTCCCTGACAGCCGAAGCCGTAAGCATGGAGCGGGCAATCGGCGAGATTGGCGGCATTTCCAGGGAGGCTGCCGGCAATACAGAGACGATCTCTGCCGCTGCTCAGGAACAGCTCGCTGCCGTGGAGGAAATTTCATCTTCGACGATGAACCTGAGCCATCTGGCGGAAGAGCTGCAGAAGCTGGTGGGCCGATTCAAGCTTTATCCTGAACAGGCAGGGTCCACTGCAGTTCAGGCCAAGTCTGGGGATACCGGCAGCGCTTCCTGA
- a CDS encoding GerAB/ArcD/ProY family transporter, translating to MSQSRYFYWLFLMNSLINIINFVPRELVDTRFKGAQTSILAAVVVGTVFIYLFTALMAKFPGKGVQEIMDTTFPRGITIPLMVIFAALWCAAGLITILSFVDITLRFISPDTGPYLVVIGFLIVVCFCACLDSLTLLYGMEVMLGISVPLILYTLIKAVTNPHFSWDAVLQIITYFPHAPDVKSIAAATFSFSGYINMAVFNRVLPKLRLKHRWILGVQGLAVLLLTFYVPIGYFGTVAVEKHIYTWFSTADSIRINTFLIERMLFIFYFAYLNLSLTSVIIHWHVGKELLTGLFPSGKSPKSKASIWRGPAILGLFSVITLILMRLDQYQLNVLGIWFLHARWGGEFLLIMLLFYCYTVLRRRNP from the coding sequence ATGAGTCAGAGCCGCTATTTTTACTGGCTTTTTTTAATGAACAGCCTGATCAATATCATTAATTTTGTCCCGAGAGAACTTGTGGATACACGCTTTAAGGGAGCGCAAACCTCAATCCTTGCGGCAGTAGTGGTGGGAACGGTATTTATCTATCTTTTCACCGCACTCATGGCGAAGTTTCCGGGTAAAGGCGTTCAGGAGATCATGGACACCACGTTTCCCAGAGGTATCACCATTCCGCTGATGGTTATCTTCGCTGCTCTATGGTGTGCAGCCGGACTGATTACGATCCTGTCGTTTGTCGATATTACACTGCGATTTATCAGCCCGGATACCGGCCCGTACCTGGTAGTAATCGGCTTTCTGATTGTTGTCTGTTTTTGCGCCTGTCTAGATTCGCTGACTCTGCTGTACGGGATGGAGGTGATGCTGGGAATCAGCGTGCCGTTAATACTGTATACGCTTATCAAAGCGGTGACTAATCCGCATTTCAGCTGGGATGCTGTTCTGCAGATCATTACTTATTTTCCTCATGCACCGGACGTCAAAAGCATTGCCGCAGCCACGTTCTCCTTCAGCGGTTATATCAATATGGCTGTATTCAACCGGGTGTTGCCCAAGCTGCGGCTGAAGCACCGCTGGATCTTGGGGGTTCAGGGACTGGCAGTGCTGCTGTTGACCTTCTATGTTCCCATCGGCTACTTCGGCACGGTTGCGGTGGAAAAACATATTTACACGTGGTTTTCTACGGCAGACAGTATCCGGATAAATACTTTTTTAATTGAGCGGATGCTGTTTATTTTTTATTTCGCTTATCTTAATTTGTCGCTCACCAGTGTGATTATCCATTGGCATGTGGGCAAGGAACTGCTGACCGGGCTGTTTCCCTCCGGCAAAAGCCCAAAGTCCAAGGCAAGCATATGGAGGGGGCCGGCTATACTCGGCTTGTTCAGTGTTATTACCCTGATCTTAATGAGGCTGGATCAATACCAGCTTAATGTTTTAGGCATATGGTTTCTGCATGCCCGCTGGGGAGGGGAATTCCTGCTGATTATGCTGCTGTTCTACTGTTATACCGTGCTGAGGAGGCGGAATCCGTGA